In a single window of the Cupriavidus basilensis genome:
- a CDS encoding BamA/TamA family outer membrane protein, translating into MRAPCCLPPCPAWPQALAGLLLGTVLALCAPAARAEEDASWIDRLLNRLGASKEVDLSHGIDWGVLPGPFFNPEMGLGIGMAAVGLYKPSNALTGTQISTLNVRGFATTTGAVGIGFDNTTFFTDDSYRFAVTGGLVNMPTSYWGVGYDRAINDANKERYTKREIFLQPKMLWRVHPNTYVGAGVNLQYDDAAKLARGSASALATDPSGTHVFSSGVSAHFSYDTRDFLPNPYSGQALMANATLFRRALGSDNDFETLEWSYDSYHRMRERDVLAFDIYGRFGWGNVPWNMLSQLGDNRRMRGYFLGQYRDKDSLSAQVEYRLHIAGRQGMVFWAGTGAIAPSVGKLTSAHWLPNAGIGYRFEFKPRVNVRLDAGFGRQTRGVYFQINEAF; encoded by the coding sequence ATGCGCGCGCCCTGCTGCCTGCCTCCCTGCCCGGCATGGCCGCAAGCGCTGGCCGGCCTGCTGCTGGGTACGGTGCTGGCGTTATGCGCACCGGCCGCACGCGCCGAAGAGGACGCCTCCTGGATCGACCGGCTGCTGAACCGGCTCGGCGCCTCCAAGGAGGTGGACCTCAGCCACGGCATCGACTGGGGCGTGCTGCCAGGCCCGTTCTTCAACCCGGAGATGGGCCTGGGCATCGGCATGGCGGCGGTCGGGTTGTACAAGCCATCGAATGCGCTGACGGGCACGCAGATCTCCACGCTCAACGTGCGCGGCTTTGCCACCACCACCGGCGCGGTCGGCATCGGCTTTGACAACACCACGTTCTTCACGGATGACAGCTATCGCTTCGCGGTGACTGGCGGCCTGGTCAATATGCCGACCTCATACTGGGGCGTCGGCTATGACCGCGCCATCAACGACGCCAACAAGGAGCGCTACACCAAGCGCGAGATCTTCCTGCAGCCCAAGATGCTCTGGCGCGTGCACCCCAACACCTATGTCGGCGCAGGCGTCAACCTGCAGTACGACGATGCCGCCAAGCTGGCGCGCGGCAGCGCCAGCGCGCTGGCCACCGACCCCAGCGGCACCCACGTATTCAGCTCGGGCGTGAGCGCGCATTTCTCGTACGACACGCGGGATTTCCTGCCCAACCCGTACTCGGGCCAGGCGCTGATGGCCAACGCCACGCTATTTCGCCGCGCGCTGGGCAGCGACAACGATTTCGAGACGCTGGAGTGGTCCTATGACAGCTACCACCGGATGCGCGAGCGCGACGTACTGGCGTTCGACATCTATGGCCGCTTCGGCTGGGGCAACGTGCCGTGGAACATGCTGTCCCAGCTCGGCGACAACCGCCGCATGCGCGGCTACTTCCTTGGCCAGTACCGCGACAAGGACAGCTTGTCCGCGCAGGTCGAGTACCGCCTGCATATTGCGGGGCGCCAGGGCATGGTGTTCTGGGCCGGCACCGGCGCCATTGCCCCCAGCGTGGGCAAGCTCACCTCGGCGCACTGGCTGCCGAACGCGGGCATCGGCTACCGCTTCGAGTTCAAGCCGCGCGTGAATGTGCGGCTTGACGCCGGCTTTGGCCGGCAAACCCGGGGCGTCTATTTCCAGATCAACGAGGCGTTTTAG
- a CDS encoding alkyl/aryl-sulfatase, which translates to MPLRRTLPAILALVAFQSATAQTASAPASPVTAQANAAWLQALPFGDRQDFEDAHRGLVARFPEGTIRGADGRVAWDFNAYAFERADAAPATVNPSLWRLAQLNNEAGLFKVTDRLYQVRGADLSNMNIIEGDTGIIVMDPLITAETARAALALYYAHRPRKPVVAVIYTHSHVDHFGGAKGIVDEADVKAGKVAVIAPAGFMEEAISENVLAGNAMSRRAQYMYGTTLPRSATGQVDAGLGKATSRGTVTLLAPTDLIAKTIDTRRIDGIDIEFQLTPGTEAPAEMNLYFPQLRTLCIAENAARTQHNILTIRGAQVRDAKAWSFYIGQALARYGERSDILIAQHHWPTWGKARINEFLSDQRDMYAYLNDQTLRLMNHGLTPTDIADTLRKLPEPLASKWYARDYYGSISHNVRAVYQRYLGFYDGNPAHLNPLPPVQGAKKTIEWMGGADAVLAKAREAYARGEYRWVAQIGNELVFADPANAAARALQADALEQLGYQTENATWRNAYLSGAQELRNGIKRGAPSGTTSPDLVRALTVPHFFDYLAVRLNADKAAGKAMTLNWNFTDLQERYAMTLRNSALTYLANAQSAQATATITLDKATLDRISLKQLTLPDAIRDGSIRIDGNPQAVASLFGMLDTFDGYFSIVTPQAVP; encoded by the coding sequence ATGCCCCTTCGCCGCACCCTCCCCGCCATCCTGGCGCTCGTTGCCTTCCAGTCCGCCACCGCCCAGACGGCCAGCGCGCCTGCCTCGCCCGTCACCGCGCAAGCCAATGCGGCATGGCTGCAGGCACTGCCCTTTGGCGACCGGCAGGATTTCGAGGATGCGCACCGCGGCCTGGTGGCCCGCTTCCCCGAAGGCACCATCCGCGGCGCGGACGGCCGCGTCGCATGGGACTTCAACGCCTACGCCTTCGAGCGCGCCGATGCCGCGCCGGCCACGGTGAACCCGAGCCTGTGGCGGCTCGCGCAGTTGAACAATGAAGCCGGCCTGTTCAAGGTCACCGACCGCCTCTATCAGGTGCGCGGGGCCGACCTGTCGAACATGAACATCATCGAAGGCGACACCGGCATCATCGTGATGGACCCGCTGATCACTGCCGAGACCGCGCGCGCGGCGCTGGCGCTGTACTATGCGCACCGGCCGCGCAAGCCGGTGGTCGCCGTGATCTACACGCACAGCCACGTCGACCATTTCGGCGGCGCCAAGGGCATCGTCGACGAAGCCGACGTGAAGGCCGGCAAGGTGGCGGTGATCGCGCCGGCGGGCTTCATGGAAGAGGCCATCAGCGAGAACGTGCTGGCGGGCAACGCCATGAGCCGGCGCGCGCAATACATGTACGGCACCACCCTGCCCCGCAGCGCGACGGGCCAGGTCGACGCGGGCCTGGGCAAGGCCACCTCGCGCGGCACGGTCACGCTGCTGGCGCCCACCGATCTCATCGCCAAGACCATCGACACCCGCCGCATCGATGGCATCGACATCGAGTTCCAGCTCACGCCCGGCACCGAGGCGCCGGCCGAGATGAACCTCTACTTCCCGCAGCTGCGCACGCTGTGCATCGCGGAGAACGCTGCCCGCACCCAGCACAACATCCTGACCATCCGCGGCGCGCAGGTGCGCGATGCCAAGGCCTGGTCGTTCTATATCGGCCAGGCGCTGGCCCGCTACGGCGAGCGCAGCGACATCCTGATCGCCCAGCACCACTGGCCTACCTGGGGCAAGGCGCGCATCAACGAGTTCCTGTCGGACCAGCGCGACATGTACGCCTACCTGAACGACCAGACGCTGCGCCTGATGAACCATGGCCTCACGCCCACGGACATTGCCGACACGCTGCGCAAGCTGCCTGAGCCGCTGGCCAGCAAATGGTATGCGCGCGACTACTACGGCTCGATCAGCCACAACGTGCGCGCCGTGTACCAGCGCTACCTCGGGTTCTACGATGGCAACCCGGCCCACCTGAACCCGTTGCCGCCGGTGCAGGGCGCGAAGAAGACGATCGAATGGATGGGCGGCGCGGACGCGGTCCTGGCCAAGGCGCGCGAAGCCTACGCGCGCGGCGAATACCGCTGGGTGGCGCAGATCGGCAACGAGCTGGTCTTTGCCGATCCGGCCAACGCCGCGGCCCGCGCGCTACAGGCCGACGCGCTGGAGCAGCTTGGCTACCAGACCGAAAACGCGACCTGGCGCAATGCCTACCTGAGCGGCGCGCAGGAACTGCGCAACGGCATCAAGCGGGGCGCGCCCAGCGGCACGACATCGCCCGACCTGGTGCGCGCGCTGACCGTGCCGCACTTCTTCGACTACCTGGCGGTGCGCCTGAATGCGGACAAGGCCGCCGGCAAGGCCATGACGCTGAACTGGAACTTCACCGACCTGCAAGAGCGCTACGCCATGACGCTGCGCAACAGCGCCCTGACCTACCTGGCCAATGCGCAATCCGCGCAGGCCACGGCAACCATCACGCTGGACAAGGCCACGCTCGACCGCATCAGCCTGAAGCAACTGACGCTGCCCGACGCGATCCGCGATGGCAGCATCCGCATTGACGGCAACCCGCAGGCGGTGGCATCGCTGTTCGGCATGCTGGATACGTTTGACGGGTACTTCAGCATCGTGACGCCACAAGCGGTGCCCTGA
- a CDS encoding LysR family transcriptional regulator — translation MNLKRLEHLIAVAQEGSLAGAARRVHLSQPALTRSIQALEAEAGMPLLDRGPRGVALTAAGRMVAERARRILFETRCLARDLTLVQQHEIGSVQMGMGPFPAAILLPEVLCALNRDWPKLRVKAEVNSAPALLAALHAETLDFLVAERRTMPAAAELEVRRLRPEPSGWFVRPGHPLAGGRVTPAQLREATLVSVPLPDHGHDQLRRLLGCRPGESLPFQVQSNDLHALRHLACQSDVVLLAPARALRAELESGALVALALASPVSMAMDFVVVHLAQRTLSPAAERAVAAVLAAA, via the coding sequence TTGAACCTGAAACGGCTGGAGCACCTGATCGCGGTGGCGCAAGAGGGCTCGCTGGCGGGGGCCGCCCGCCGCGTGCACCTGAGCCAGCCCGCGCTGACCCGCAGCATCCAGGCGCTGGAGGCCGAGGCTGGCATGCCGCTGCTCGATCGCGGCCCGCGCGGCGTGGCGCTGACCGCGGCCGGGCGCATGGTGGCGGAGCGGGCACGGCGGATCCTGTTCGAGACGCGTTGCCTGGCGCGCGATCTCACGCTGGTGCAGCAGCATGAGATCGGCAGCGTGCAGATGGGGATGGGGCCGTTTCCTGCCGCCATCCTGCTGCCCGAGGTGCTGTGCGCCCTCAACCGGGACTGGCCGAAGCTGCGGGTGAAGGCCGAGGTCAACAGCGCCCCGGCGCTGCTCGCCGCCTTGCACGCGGAGACGCTGGATTTTCTGGTTGCCGAGCGCCGCACCATGCCGGCGGCGGCAGAGCTGGAAGTCCGGCGCCTGCGGCCCGAGCCCTCGGGCTGGTTCGTGCGCCCTGGCCATCCCCTTGCGGGCGGGAGAGTCACCCCGGCGCAATTGCGCGAGGCTACCCTGGTGTCCGTGCCGTTGCCGGATCATGGCCATGACCAGTTACGCAGGCTGCTCGGCTGCCGGCCGGGCGAGAGCCTGCCGTTTCAGGTGCAGAGCAATGATCTTCATGCGCTCAGGCATCTGGCGTGCCAATCCGATGTGGTGCTGCTGGCGCCCGCGCGGGCCCTCAGGGCGGAGCTGGAGAGCGGCGCGCTGGTGGCGCTGGCACTGGCAAGCCCGGTCTCCATGGCCATGGACTTTGTCGTCGTGCACCTGGCGCAGCGCACGCTGTCGCCGGCGGCGGAAAGGGCGGTGGCAGCCGTGCTGGCTGCCGCTTGA
- a CDS encoding helix-turn-helix transcriptional regulator, which translates to MLAALLRPACGNVAVSPGAGGLLDVSIDSIVVGGAATHRVRTATGAAFRFEDRIDGYAFVVLHKGEIRAGNGQSERIWRAPSCAILNPEDIGNGQWHAGSYELLTIGGYDARRRLSSLLDAPVAYPIVFGVDTSLTSEGAMMALSVMRFMRSLPGAGVLPSMAMATAGSVRDVAVGVFLEMFRHNYTERVQCKAPGPLPRHIRTAIEFIHAHAQAGISVEEIAGAAHASVRTLQTGFAAFKGVTPMAYLRQIRLEGARDELVRIGNASIAEVAARWRFTHLGLFAKAYRDAFGELPSETRRFSRARVGEDDVPPPTSP; encoded by the coding sequence ATGCTCGCCGCGCTGCTGCGCCCGGCCTGCGGCAACGTTGCCGTCAGTCCCGGAGCCGGCGGGCTGCTCGACGTCAGCATAGATTCGATCGTGGTTGGCGGCGCGGCGACACATCGGGTACGCACTGCCACGGGAGCCGCATTTCGTTTCGAGGACAGGATCGACGGATACGCCTTCGTCGTGCTCCACAAAGGCGAGATCAGGGCCGGGAATGGGCAATCGGAACGAATCTGGCGGGCGCCCTCCTGCGCAATCCTGAACCCGGAGGATATCGGCAACGGACAATGGCATGCGGGCAGCTACGAATTGCTGACGATCGGCGGGTACGATGCCAGGCGGCGGCTTTCGTCCTTGCTGGATGCGCCGGTGGCTTATCCGATCGTGTTCGGGGTCGATACTTCTCTGACCTCCGAGGGGGCCATGATGGCGCTTTCGGTGATGCGCTTCATGCGGTCGCTCCCTGGTGCGGGTGTCCTGCCGTCGATGGCGATGGCCACGGCCGGAAGTGTGCGTGACGTTGCGGTGGGCGTATTCCTGGAAATGTTCCGGCACAACTACACCGAGCGGGTGCAATGCAAGGCGCCAGGGCCATTGCCACGCCATATCCGGACGGCGATCGAGTTCATTCATGCCCATGCGCAGGCGGGCATCTCCGTCGAAGAGATCGCCGGCGCAGCGCATGCCAGCGTGCGAACGCTGCAAACGGGGTTTGCAGCGTTCAAGGGCGTGACGCCGATGGCGTATCTAAGGCAGATCCGATTGGAAGGCGCGCGCGATGAACTCGTCCGTATCGGCAATGCGTCGATTGCCGAAGTGGCGGCGCGCTGGCGCTTTACTCACCTCGGCCTGTTCGCCAAGGCCTATCGCGATGCATTCGGTGAGCTGCCATCGGAGACGCGCCGGTTTTCCCGCGCCAGGGTGGGCGAGGATGATGTCCCGCCGCCAACTTCCCCCTGA
- a CDS encoding FliC/FljB family flagellin, whose product MSMTINTNTLSLMTQNNLSSSQSSLNTAIQRLSSGLRINSAKDDAAGQAIANRFTSNINGLTQAQRNANDGISLAQTTEGALNEVNNNLQAIRTLAVQAATGSNSSTDLQSIQDEITQRLAEIDRTSQQTDFNGVKVLSSSASPLSVQVGAQDGQTISIALQEISSKTLGMTGFTVAKNSLSTSAAITTVAAATGSAPISVNLASAATALSAVVGSTVSASSLTLNNVLDTAGNATSNYVVKYGNDNYAASVDAATGDVTLNKVQLTVGDAVNGNTGNTVAGQLVKVGADSSGAAVAYITQGGNNYALSAGTQTGARANGGSTTTSVTDATAIQLSTSGTTTATAQFTGSGSTNPLALIDKALSTVDKLRSSLGAVQNRFNSAITNLGSAVTNLSASRSRIQDADYATEVSNMSRAQILQQAGTSVLAQANQSNQGVLSLLR is encoded by the coding sequence ATGTCAATGACCATCAATACCAATACGCTGTCCCTGATGACTCAGAACAACCTGAGCTCGTCGCAATCGTCGCTGAACACCGCGATCCAGCGCCTGTCGTCGGGTCTGCGTATCAACAGCGCCAAGGACGACGCCGCCGGCCAGGCCATTGCCAACCGCTTCACCTCGAACATCAACGGCCTGACCCAGGCACAGCGCAACGCCAACGACGGCATCTCGCTGGCGCAGACCACGGAAGGTGCGCTGAACGAAGTCAACAACAACCTGCAGGCTATCCGTACCCTGGCCGTGCAAGCCGCAACGGGCAGCAACTCGTCGACCGACCTGCAATCGATCCAGGACGAAATCACGCAGCGTCTGGCTGAAATCGACCGCACTTCGCAACAAACCGACTTCAACGGCGTCAAGGTCCTGTCGTCCAGCGCTTCCCCGCTGAGCGTGCAAGTCGGCGCGCAAGACGGCCAGACCATCTCGATCGCCCTGCAAGAAATCAGCTCGAAGACCCTGGGCATGACCGGCTTCACCGTGGCCAAGAACTCGCTGAGCACCAGCGCCGCCATCACCACCGTTGCTGCCGCCACCGGCTCCGCACCGATTTCCGTCAACCTGGCCTCGGCTGCCACCGCGCTGTCCGCCGTCGTCGGTTCGACCGTTAGCGCCAGCTCCCTGACGCTGAACAACGTGCTGGACACCGCCGGCAACGCCACCAGCAACTACGTGGTCAAGTACGGCAACGACAACTACGCTGCCTCGGTCGACGCTGCCACCGGCGACGTCACCCTGAACAAGGTCCAGCTGACGGTCGGCGATGCTGTTAACGGCAACACCGGTAACACCGTGGCCGGCCAGCTGGTCAAGGTCGGCGCTGACAGCAGCGGCGCTGCTGTCGCCTACATCACCCAAGGTGGCAACAACTACGCGCTGTCTGCCGGTACGCAAACCGGCGCCCGTGCCAACGGCGGCTCCACGACCACGTCGGTCACCGATGCAACCGCGATCCAGCTGAGCACCAGCGGCACCACCACCGCCACCGCCCAGTTCACCGGCTCCGGCAGCACCAACCCGCTGGCCCTGATCGACAAGGCACTGTCCACGGTCGACAAGCTGCGCAGCTCGCTGGGTGCGGTTCAGAACCGTTTCAACTCGGCCATCACGAACCTGGGCTCGGCTGTGACGAACCTGTCGGCTTCGCGCTCGCGGATCCAGGACGCTGACTACGCGACCGAAGTGTCGAACATGTCGCGCGCCCAGATCCTGCAACAAGCTGGTACCTCTGTGCTGGCCCAGGCCAACCAGTCGAACCAGGGCGTGCTGTCGCTGCTGCGTTAA
- a CDS encoding cobalt-zinc-cadmium resistance protein, with protein MRFLLLLLTVLSLSLLSFGAAANAHAGMPGIAADSVRAERLAPEPGFSRTLVELDGSAELERVFAPGDDGLAGEAMAAAAQEDDPPGYCEIWSADLLDPLDMLDEIEESSALFALPTVRVSLPPNEIAQQLPARPDPLPAAFFKPPISLI; from the coding sequence ATGCGATTCCTGCTGCTTTTGCTGACCGTGCTGTCCCTGTCACTGCTGTCCTTCGGGGCTGCGGCGAACGCGCACGCCGGTATGCCGGGGATTGCCGCGGATTCCGTGCGCGCCGAACGCCTGGCACCGGAACCGGGATTCTCCCGCACGCTCGTCGAGCTGGATGGCAGCGCCGAACTGGAGCGCGTGTTCGCGCCGGGCGACGACGGCCTGGCGGGCGAAGCGATGGCGGCAGCGGCGCAGGAGGACGATCCTCCCGGCTACTGCGAGATCTGGTCTGCCGACCTGCTCGACCCCCTCGACATGCTCGACGAGATCGAAGAATCCAGCGCGCTCTTCGCGCTGCCCACCGTGCGTGTCTCGTTGCCCCCCAACGAGATCGCGCAACAGCTGCCCGCACGCCCGGATCCTTTGCCCGCGGCGTTCTTCAAGCCCCCCATCTCGCTGATCTGA
- a CDS encoding TolC family protein — MVALLSLGALPALAAETFTLPQLLSLSQSTNKGVEAAQAGVDAASAAVTSARAYPNPQVEVMYGRLSPRTAGVTGGAAPTMAITQKLDYPQQRKLRAEIAGRSLEATEAGRQAFRADLAARVKTSYFDVLRREMELAAAKEDLAMMRQIQDRARLRVEVGEAPRYELIKAETELLSAQKTLQSAQLRVNQAKAALRQQVGGAMPAAYSLSGSLSQPPALPALPMLRDTLTGANAELTQRRLEADRASLAVDYQRSLRLPELAVRASAERQPDNTVSQVGLVLTIPLWDRRSGPVGEASAQAIQARTALEAREFELTQELESAYRQYEITQSQVSALEGGIVRQAESALAVAESAYRFGERGILDYLDAQRVLRGARSDLIAAQFELQAATIQIEKLLSSVPGQTAAPTAPSVPTAPPASTETK, encoded by the coding sequence ATGGTGGCGTTGCTGTCGCTTGGAGCCTTGCCGGCTCTCGCGGCGGAAACGTTCACCTTGCCGCAACTGCTGTCCCTTTCGCAGTCCACCAACAAAGGCGTGGAGGCCGCGCAGGCGGGCGTGGATGCCGCCAGCGCCGCCGTGACCAGCGCGCGTGCCTATCCCAATCCGCAGGTCGAGGTGATGTACGGCCGCCTGTCGCCGCGCACTGCCGGTGTGACCGGTGGCGCCGCGCCGACCATGGCCATCACCCAGAAGCTGGACTATCCGCAGCAGCGCAAGCTGCGCGCCGAGATCGCCGGGCGCAGCCTGGAGGCCACCGAAGCCGGCCGCCAGGCGTTCCGCGCGGACCTGGCTGCGCGGGTCAAGACGTCGTACTTCGATGTGCTGCGGCGCGAGATGGAGCTGGCCGCGGCCAAGGAAGACCTGGCCATGATGCGGCAGATCCAGGACCGCGCCCGCCTGCGGGTGGAGGTGGGCGAAGCGCCACGCTATGAGCTGATCAAGGCCGAGACCGAGCTGCTGAGCGCGCAGAAGACGCTGCAGAGTGCCCAGTTGCGCGTCAACCAGGCCAAGGCGGCGCTGCGCCAGCAAGTGGGCGGCGCCATGCCGGCGGCCTATTCGCTGTCGGGCAGCCTGAGCCAGCCCCCCGCGCTGCCGGCCCTGCCGATGCTGCGCGACACGCTGACCGGCGCCAACGCCGAGCTGACCCAGCGCCGCCTGGAAGCGGACCGCGCCAGCCTGGCCGTGGACTACCAGCGCTCGCTGCGCCTGCCCGAGCTGGCGGTGCGCGCCAGCGCCGAGCGCCAGCCGGACAACACGGTCTCGCAGGTTGGCCTGGTCCTCACCATCCCGCTGTGGGACCGCCGCAGCGGCCCGGTGGGCGAGGCGAGCGCGCAGGCGATCCAGGCCCGCACCGCGCTGGAGGCCCGCGAGTTCGAGCTCACCCAGGAGCTGGAATCGGCTTACCGCCAGTACGAGATCACGCAGTCGCAGGTCAGCGCGCTGGAGGGCGGCATCGTGCGCCAGGCCGAGTCCGCGCTGGCGGTGGCCGAGTCGGCGTATCGCTTCGGCGAGCGCGGCATCCTGGACTACCTCGATGCGCAGCGCGTGCTGCGCGGCGCGCGCAGCGACCTGATTGCTGCGCAATTCGAGCTGCAGGCCGCCACCATCCAGATCGAGAAGCTGCTGTCGAGCGTGCCCGGGCAGACCGCGGCACCCACGGCCCCGTCCGTACCCACGGCTCCCCCCGCATCTACGGAAACCAAATAA
- a CDS encoding efflux RND transporter periplasmic adaptor subunit → MRPHFLLSLTATAALLFSLAGCSDEPAPAAEPPKQPPGVVKPEETLQKTLKVAAVATSPFSEVLRVSGRIDFDEQRVARIGASVTGRVTDLYGILGQEVKAGQVLARLHSSELGAAQMAFLKAEAQTELQARNAERARQLFAADVIGRGELQRRESELAISSAEMRAYRDQLRVLGMSAAAVAQLAKSGSIDSYSPVFSSISGTVVERNVAQGQVVQPADALYTVADLSRVWVVAEVPEQQAALVAEGQSVDIEVPSLGNGAGQKQITGKLIYVGRTVNPQTRTVLVRTELDNREGRLKPAMLASMLIASAASEQLVIPQSAIVRDGNDELVYVEQAGGLYRQVKVKLGAESDGMRVVQSGLKAGERIVVDGAFHLDNERKRLEQG, encoded by the coding sequence ATGCGTCCCCATTTTCTTCTTTCCCTGACGGCAACCGCCGCCCTGTTGTTTTCCCTGGCTGGCTGCTCCGACGAACCCGCTCCCGCCGCCGAGCCGCCCAAGCAGCCGCCCGGCGTGGTCAAGCCGGAAGAGACGCTGCAGAAGACCCTGAAGGTGGCCGCGGTGGCGACCAGCCCGTTCAGCGAAGTGCTGCGCGTGTCCGGACGCATCGATTTCGACGAGCAGCGCGTGGCGCGCATTGGCGCCAGCGTGACCGGCCGCGTGACGGATCTCTACGGCATCCTCGGCCAGGAGGTGAAGGCGGGCCAGGTGCTCGCCCGCCTGCATAGCAGCGAGCTGGGCGCGGCCCAGATGGCCTTCCTCAAGGCCGAGGCGCAAACCGAGCTGCAGGCCCGCAACGCCGAGCGCGCACGCCAGCTGTTCGCCGCCGACGTGATCGGCCGCGGCGAGCTGCAACGCCGCGAGAGCGAGCTGGCCATTTCCTCGGCCGAGATGCGCGCCTATCGCGACCAGCTGCGCGTGCTTGGCATGTCGGCCGCCGCGGTGGCGCAACTGGCCAAGAGCGGCAGCATCGATTCCTACTCGCCGGTGTTCTCCAGCATCAGCGGCACCGTGGTGGAGCGCAACGTCGCGCAAGGCCAGGTGGTGCAGCCGGCCGATGCGCTCTACACCGTGGCCGACCTGTCGCGCGTGTGGGTGGTGGCGGAAGTGCCCGAGCAGCAGGCCGCGCTGGTGGCCGAGGGGCAGAGCGTGGACATCGAGGTGCCGTCCCTTGGCAACGGCGCGGGCCAGAAGCAGATCACCGGCAAGCTCATCTACGTGGGCCGCACCGTGAATCCGCAAACGCGCACCGTGCTGGTCCGCACCGAGCTGGATAACCGCGAAGGGCGCCTGAAGCCGGCCATGCTGGCCAGCATGCTGATTGCCAGCGCGGCGTCCGAGCAACTGGTGATCCCGCAATCCGCCATCGTGCGCGACGGCAATGACGAGCTGGTCTACGTGGAGCAGGCCGGTGGCCTGTACCGCCAGGTCAAGGTCAAGCTGGGCGCCGAAAGCGACGGCATGCGCGTGGTGCAAAGCGGGTTGAAGGCGGGAGAGCGCATCGTGGTGGATGGTGCCTTCCACCTCGACAACGAGCGCAAGCGCCTGGAACAGGGGTAA